Proteins from a single region of Sneathiella aquimaris:
- the rpsB gene encoding 30S ribosomal protein S2 codes for MQPQQPLFSMQQLLEAGVHFGHQARRWNPKMGPYIFGKRNNIHIIDLQQTVPMLDQALAAVRKVVAGNGRVLFVGTKRQASEVVAESAKQCAQFYVNHRWLGGMLTNWKTVSESIKRLRTVEERLSSDEMGLTKKEILKMTRERDKLELALGGIKDMGGLPSIIVVIDTNKEELAVKEANKLGIPVVGILDSNSNPDGIDYPVPGNDDALRAINLYCDLFKQAVIDGISEGMELKGEDLGEALEAPVEELPVADAPAEAAEAPAEQPAASE; via the coding sequence ATGCAGCCGCAACAGCCTCTCTTCAGTATGCAGCAGCTTTTAGAAGCTGGTGTTCACTTTGGTCACCAAGCCCGTCGTTGGAACCCAAAAATGGGTCCGTACATCTTCGGCAAAAGAAATAACATCCACATTATCGATCTACAGCAGACAGTTCCTATGCTGGACCAGGCCCTCGCGGCGGTTCGCAAAGTTGTCGCTGGTAACGGTCGTGTCCTTTTTGTTGGCACAAAACGTCAGGCATCTGAAGTTGTTGCTGAAAGTGCCAAGCAGTGCGCACAGTTCTATGTGAACCATCGCTGGCTCGGCGGAATGCTGACAAACTGGAAAACAGTTTCTGAGTCAATCAAACGTCTTCGCACTGTTGAAGAGCGTCTTTCTTCAGACGAAATGGGTCTGACCAAGAAAGAAATCCTGAAAATGACACGCGAGCGTGACAAACTGGAACTGGCTCTTGGTGGTATTAAAGACATGGGCGGTCTTCCAAGCATCATCGTCGTGATTGATACAAACAAAGAAGAGCTGGCTGTTAAAGAAGCAAACAAACTGGGCATTCCGGTTGTTGGTATTCTTGATAGTAACTCAAACCCAGATGGTATTGACTATCCGGTTCCTGGTAATGACGATGCCTTGCGCGCCATCAACCTTTATTGTGATCTGTTCAAGCAGGCCGTTATCGACGGTATTTCTGAAGGAATGGAACTGAAGGGTGAAGATCTCGGCGAAGCACTCGAAGCTCCAGTAGAAGAGCTTCCAGTTGCAGACGCACCTGCTGAAGCAGCCGAAGCACCAGCTGAACAACCAGCGGCTTCTGAATAA
- the tsf gene encoding translation elongation factor Ts has protein sequence MAEITAAKVKELREKSGAGMMDCKKALTETAGDLDAAIDWLRTKGLATASKKSGRVAAEGLVAVSTSGTSGAIVEVNAETDFVGRNEDFQKLVMGIADVASTQSGDLDAIKAATFPGSDETVEATLTNAIATIGENMNLRRAVSVSVENGVVASYVHNATAPGLGKIGILVALESEGDAAKLEEFGKQIAMHVAATNPEAVSVDELDPASVERERTVLSDQARESGKPEEIIAKMVEGRLNKFYQEVVLLKQTFVVDGENSVEKAVELKGKELGSSIKIASVIRYAVGEGIEKEESDFAAEVAAAVSG, from the coding sequence ATGGCTGAAATTACAGCTGCAAAAGTTAAAGAACTTCGCGAAAAATCTGGCGCCGGCATGATGGATTGCAAAAAAGCGCTGACCGAAACCGCAGGTGATCTTGACGCTGCGATTGACTGGTTGCGTACAAAAGGCCTGGCGACAGCGTCTAAAAAATCTGGTCGTGTCGCCGCTGAAGGATTGGTTGCCGTTTCAACTTCCGGAACGTCTGGTGCGATCGTTGAAGTGAACGCAGAAACAGACTTCGTTGGTCGGAATGAAGATTTCCAGAAACTGGTAATGGGCATCGCAGATGTTGCATCTACACAGTCTGGCGATCTGGACGCAATTAAAGCGGCAACTTTCCCGGGATCGGACGAAACTGTTGAAGCGACCCTGACAAACGCAATTGCAACAATCGGCGAAAACATGAACCTGCGCCGCGCAGTGAGCGTGTCTGTCGAAAATGGTGTCGTTGCATCATATGTTCACAACGCAACAGCCCCTGGTCTTGGTAAGATCGGTATTCTTGTTGCTTTGGAAAGTGAAGGCGATGCGGCCAAACTGGAAGAGTTTGGTAAGCAGATTGCAATGCATGTTGCAGCAACAAACCCTGAAGCAGTTTCTGTTGACGAGTTGGACCCAGCATCAGTAGAGCGTGAACGGACAGTTCTTTCCGATCAGGCACGCGAATCTGGTAAGCCAGAAGAAATTATCGCCAAGATGGTCGAAGGCCGTTTGAACAAATTCTATCAGGAAGTTGTTCTGCTGAAACAGACGTTCGTCGTTGACGGTGAAAATTCTGTCGAAAAAGCTGTTGAGCTTAAAGGCAAGGAACTTGGATCCTCCATCAAGATCGCAAGCGTCATCCGCTACGCGGTTGGTGAAGGTATCGAAAAAGAAGAATCTGATTTTGCTGCTGAGGTTGCTGCTGCAGTTAGCGGCTAA